Proteins found in one Nitrosopumilus maritimus SCM1 genomic segment:
- a CDS encoding PAS domain-containing sensor histidine kinase, with product MALGKNKILWGLLGLIIISVIVTGFYINDFTKTNIRESLIEEKTEIQMIMTKSLAASVNSEFQRLLTDMKTISESAQVQESLTSSQTQEYLSNRWNNINSITKISDIFLTDDSLTIVSQVNDEKFRLVGLNLQNIQSSEEFKAKPGYSGEIFSTDGIYRVLVSSPIIDSESGEFKGIVFGIVEPSEIISKYIGIYEIDISSITIFDENQKILFAENTDLLGKEFSSYFAQRYFGENEIQNSHYENIFLGNTDSFVYEAHRFGDVISTGTPVSIEEKNRFFFFVTTPVNQIVEDIEDNLFVEDLKNNLILFIITILFIVIVIKRVRSIENEKLLVIGQLASNIAHDIRNPLGTIRSSVTRIEKQNETINETINQETERIKRSVARMNHQVESVLNYVRTTPLNLSENSLNDLIQSSINSLVIPKNIELNIPKEDIKFECDSDKFKVVFENLLLNAVQSIDSKEGKISINSNQNEKEITISFENSGPNITEENISKIFRPLFTSKLKGTGLGLSSCQNIITQHQGTILVTNNPVTFTIKIPKNLRKEK from the coding sequence ATGGCATTAGGAAAAAATAAAATTTTATGGGGATTATTAGGATTAATCATAATATCGGTTATAGTCACAGGATTCTACATTAATGATTTTACAAAAACAAACATTCGTGAATCACTAATTGAAGAAAAAACTGAAATCCAAATGATTATGACCAAAAGTCTTGCAGCATCTGTTAATTCAGAGTTTCAGAGACTTTTGACAGATATGAAAACTATTTCAGAATCTGCACAAGTTCAAGAAAGTCTAACAAGTAGTCAAACACAAGAATATCTTTCAAACAGATGGAATAATATTAATTCAATTACAAAGATCTCAGACATATTTTTGACAGATGACTCACTTACAATAGTATCACAGGTAAATGATGAAAAATTTCGCCTAGTGGGATTAAATTTGCAAAATATTCAATCTAGTGAAGAATTCAAGGCTAAACCAGGGTATTCAGGAGAGATATTTAGCACAGATGGGATTTATCGAGTACTTGTATCAAGCCCAATTATTGATTCAGAATCAGGGGAATTCAAAGGGATTGTGTTTGGGATAGTTGAACCATCAGAAATCATCTCAAAATATATCGGAATTTATGAAATTGACATATCATCGATTACCATATTTGATGAAAATCAAAAAATCCTATTTGCTGAAAATACTGATTTACTTGGAAAAGAATTTTCAAGTTATTTTGCACAAAGATATTTTGGGGAAAATGAAATTCAAAATTCTCATTATGAAAATATTTTCTTAGGAAATACAGATTCATTTGTGTATGAAGCACATAGATTTGGAGATGTGATAAGCACAGGAACTCCTGTATCAATAGAAGAAAAAAACAGATTCTTTTTCTTTGTAACAACTCCAGTAAATCAAATAGTTGAAGATATTGAAGACAATCTATTTGTTGAGGATCTAAAGAATAATTTAATTTTATTTATAATAACAATTTTGTTTATTGTGATTGTCATTAAACGAGTTAGATCGATTGAAAATGAAAAACTGTTAGTCATAGGACAGCTTGCATCAAACATTGCACATGATATAAGAAATCCTCTTGGAACTATACGTAGTTCAGTTACAAGAATTGAGAAACAAAATGAAACAATAAATGAAACAATAAATCAAGAAACAGAAAGAATCAAACGCTCAGTTGCAAGAATGAATCACCAAGTAGAAAGTGTCTTAAATTATGTAAGAACAACTCCCCTCAATTTATCTGAAAACTCACTAAATGATTTAATTCAATCATCTATAAACTCACTTGTCATCCCAAAAAATATTGAACTTAACATTCCAAAAGAAGACATAAAATTTGAATGTGATTCAGATAAATTCAAAGTTGTTTTTGAGAATCTACTGCTAAATGCAGTTCAGTCAATTGATTCAAAAGAAGGTAAAATTAGCATAAATTCAAACCAAAACGAAAAAGAAATTACAATATCATTTGAGAATTCGGGTCCAAATATTACAGAAGAAAACATTTCAAAAATTTTCAGGCCACTCTTTACCTCAAAACTTAAAGGAACAGGACTTGGTCTTTCAAGTTGCCAGAACATTATCACGCAACATCAAGGTACAATTTTGGTGACAAATAATCCAGTAACATTTACCATTAAAATCCCAAAAAATTTAAGGAAAGAAAAGTAA
- a CDS encoding AAA family ATPase yields the protein MITSIELGDFLAHSDTKLEFDNGVTVFVGHNGAGKSSIIDAITFALFGQHTRKSNKGLIKRGANQGYSKVNFSVNGKSFEAVRKIDSKGTLSAKFTEIVGDEKIEIAAGERKQFGESMTQEVEKAIGLDFEKLKVASIVQQGELNAIINAKPKEFKELLNAIIGIDKLDVASESMKTVNKEFRESIRSRIGYDDTHIDILSRELEKYQNEIKESEPQKIQLENKQKQLQSEVEELRKKVETEAPKIDKLNQLEARKRELIEYAKEAIHEIQQEISENERKIRDCEGCFEYASLKEDLESKIQKVEQAVEETLKKIQEMKSQTASLREKQSLATKLQLKDNKCPVCDSDVEKLNPLFQEEHLKQELKTLQDQIILKEKEHQMYNQKRNEFSEKLQSARDAEATLRAHSISSKEELDKIQEEVKIKKENIQKIPSTNNSNLIEISQIDSHAKTIFENISQLESETKGFDEQEFINLKKSVNEKQMKLSNIDQQIGAILEKISKGVEQIKIFENAISELKVVKEYVTNLDDIQNNVFSRDGPVATSLRSWALNAISAKASEYLALLNTKIQRIQLTEKTRDISIICNSKSEELDLESLSGGEKVSVALSLRLGMANLLGGSNLNLMILDEPTTHLDAERKKSLVSVLSQLSNISNSETPMQFIIITHDAEIFEDSTVEQIYKFESSEQGSRVTLLN from the coding sequence ATGATCACATCAATTGAATTGGGGGATTTTTTAGCACATTCAGATACAAAACTAGAGTTTGATAACGGGGTAACTGTTTTTGTAGGACATAACGGTGCAGGAAAATCAAGTATTATTGATGCAATTACATTTGCATTGTTTGGACAACATACAAGAAAATCAAACAAAGGGTTAATCAAACGTGGTGCAAATCAAGGATATTCCAAAGTAAATTTTTCAGTTAATGGAAAATCCTTTGAAGCTGTAAGAAAGATTGACAGTAAAGGAACTCTTTCAGCAAAATTCACTGAAATTGTAGGAGATGAAAAAATAGAGATTGCAGCAGGTGAACGAAAACAGTTTGGGGAATCAATGACTCAAGAAGTTGAAAAAGCAATTGGATTAGACTTTGAAAAATTAAAAGTTGCATCAATTGTACAACAAGGAGAATTAAATGCAATAATCAATGCAAAACCAAAAGAGTTCAAAGAATTGCTGAATGCAATCATAGGGATTGACAAGCTTGATGTTGCTTCTGAATCAATGAAGACCGTAAACAAAGAATTTCGTGAAAGCATTAGATCAAGAATTGGATATGATGATACACATATCGATATTTTGTCAAGAGAATTAGAAAAATATCAAAACGAAATCAAGGAATCAGAGCCCCAAAAAATTCAATTAGAAAATAAACAAAAACAATTACAGAGTGAAGTTGAAGAGTTAAGGAAAAAAGTGGAAACTGAAGCCCCAAAAATTGACAAACTCAATCAACTTGAAGCAAGAAAAAGAGAGTTAATTGAATATGCAAAAGAGGCAATTCATGAGATTCAGCAAGAAATAAGCGAAAATGAGCGTAAAATACGTGATTGTGAGGGATGTTTTGAGTACGCTAGCCTCAAAGAGGATTTAGAGTCCAAAATTCAAAAAGTTGAGCAGGCAGTAGAGGAGACATTAAAGAAAATACAAGAGATGAAAAGCCAAACTGCATCGCTTAGAGAAAAGCAATCACTTGCTACAAAACTCCAGCTCAAGGACAATAAATGTCCAGTATGTGATTCAGATGTAGAAAAGCTAAATCCATTATTCCAAGAAGAACACCTTAAACAAGAACTAAAAACACTTCAAGATCAAATTATCTTAAAAGAAAAAGAGCATCAGATGTACAATCAAAAAAGAAATGAATTCTCAGAAAAACTACAATCAGCAAGAGATGCAGAAGCAACCCTCAGAGCTCATTCAATTTCATCCAAAGAAGAATTAGATAAGATTCAAGAAGAAGTTAAGATAAAAAAAGAAAACATACAAAAAATTCCTTCAACTAATAATTCAAATTTAATTGAAATATCACAGATTGACTCTCATGCAAAGACAATTTTTGAAAATATTTCACAATTAGAATCAGAAACAAAGGGATTTGATGAGCAAGAATTCATTAATCTTAAAAAAAGTGTTAACGAAAAACAGATGAAACTATCAAATATTGATCAACAAATAGGAGCAATTTTAGAAAAGATTTCAAAAGGAGTTGAGCAAATCAAAATTTTTGAAAATGCAATTTCAGAATTAAAAGTTGTAAAAGAATATGTTACAAATCTTGATGATATACAGAATAATGTATTTAGCAGAGACGGTCCAGTAGCTACAAGTTTGAGATCATGGGCACTGAATGCAATTTCAGCAAAAGCATCAGAGTATCTTGCGTTACTTAACACAAAAATTCAAAGAATTCAACTTACTGAAAAGACAAGAGATATTTCAATAATATGTAATTCAAAGAGTGAGGAGTTAGATTTGGAATCACTTAGCGGAGGAGAAAAGGTCAGCGTAGCATTATCATTACGATTGGGTATGGCAAATCTACTTGGAGGATCAAATCTTAACTTGATGATTCTAGATGAGCCTACAACCCACCTTGATGCTGAGAGAAAAAAATCACTAGTTAGTGTGCTGTCGCAGTTATCAAATATTTCAAATTCAGAAACACCAATGCAATTTATCATAATTACGCACGATGCAGAGATTTTTGAAGATTCTACAGTGGAACAAATTTACAAATTTGAATCATCTGAGCAAGGTAGCAGAGTCACATTACTCAATTGA
- a CDS encoding metallophosphoesterase family protein produces the protein MQFSHISDTHLGLVQYGSEERAQDVYDVFNQAIDTSIKDHVDFVIFAGDIFHVPNPNGTAIVQMANGLKRLKQNNIDSFFILGEHDISRIRTTPIPYVYHNLEFSKYIGQGKPIEYKGVLLAGFDKIRKTEIPQYEEKFAEVDKAAQNFSGHKILVLHQGITEFNKFAGELQSTDLPKNFTYYAMGHLHDTDVKKFNHLNGPIAYPGSIELTTSEGIKETKKGFFEVDISGQEANPNWIELDTRPQFSFKTDYQEISKTIDEISEKITSLSKKPIVEVNIQGENIETDHIQAQIARLNSIVLRCFWRISTKQVSDSSVFLDKPNIIDDEMFRLSVDALGSEQAANLAIKELLPVLSSGQIQEASQIIIENFEKFKKERKQ, from the coding sequence ATGCAGTTTTCACATATTTCAGATACTCATTTAGGATTAGTACAGTATGGTTCAGAAGAACGTGCACAAGATGTCTATGATGTGTTTAACCAAGCAATTGACACGTCAATTAAAGATCATGTTGATTTTGTAATATTTGCAGGGGACATTTTTCATGTTCCAAATCCAAACGGCACTGCAATTGTACAGATGGCAAATGGGTTAAAGCGATTAAAACAAAACAACATAGATTCATTTTTCATTTTAGGAGAACATGATATTAGTAGAATTAGAACAACACCCATTCCCTATGTATACCACAATTTAGAATTCTCAAAGTATATTGGTCAAGGAAAACCAATAGAGTACAAAGGAGTTCTTCTTGCAGGTTTTGATAAGATAAGAAAAACAGAAATTCCTCAATACGAAGAAAAGTTTGCAGAAGTAGACAAAGCTGCTCAAAACTTTTCAGGACATAAAATTTTAGTTTTACATCAAGGCATAACAGAGTTTAACAAATTTGCAGGAGAGTTGCAATCAACTGATCTTCCAAAAAATTTTACATATTATGCAATGGGGCATCTTCATGATACAGATGTTAAAAAATTCAATCATCTAAATGGACCAATTGCATATCCGGGTTCAATTGAACTTACAACAAGTGAAGGAATCAAAGAAACAAAGAAAGGATTCTTCGAAGTAGATATTTCAGGACAAGAAGCAAATCCAAACTGGATTGAACTTGATACAAGACCACAGTTTTCATTCAAGACAGATTATCAAGAGATATCAAAGACCATAGATGAAATTTCAGAGAAAATTACTAGTCTTTCAAAAAAGCCTATCGTGGAGGTCAACATTCAAGGTGAAAACATAGAGACGGACCACATCCAGGCACAAATTGCCAGGCTCAACTCCATAGTTTTGAGATGTTTTTGGCGAATCAGTACAAAGCAAGTTTCAGATTCATCAGTATTCCTAGACAAACCAAACATCATAGATGATGAGATGTTTAGACTTTCAGTTGATGCATTAGGCTCAGAGCAGGCTGCCAATCTTGCCATCAAGGAACTTCTACCAGTTTTATCATCAGGACAAATTCAAGAAGCATCGCAGATAATCATTGAAAATTTTGAAAAATTCAAAAAGGAGAGAAAACAATGA
- a CDS encoding response regulator: protein MERATKILLVDDDSDYLEVTQLMLMDEGYDVIPAINGEDGITKFRESKPDIVFLDIKMPGIDGYEAFFRIKKIDSDAKIVFASSYALENEKYKKAKEMDLCGIINKPADFDEYEKMIKKYAKND, encoded by the coding sequence TTGGAAAGAGCCACTAAGATCCTACTAGTAGATGATGACTCAGATTACTTGGAAGTTACACAGTTAATGTTAATGGATGAAGGTTATGATGTCATACCTGCCATCAATGGAGAAGACGGCATAACAAAATTTCGAGAATCAAAGCCAGATATCGTATTCTTAGACATAAAGATGCCAGGAATTGATGGATATGAAGCATTTTTTCGAATAAAAAAGATAGATTCAGATGCAAAAATTGTGTTTGCGTCAAGCTATGCATTAGAAAATGAAAAATACAAAAAAGCAAAAGAGATGGATTTGTGTGGAATCATTAACAAACCTGCAGATTTTGATGAGTATGAAAAAATGATAAAAAAATATGCAAAAAACGATTAA